Proteins encoded by one window of Mycolicibacterium sp. ND9-15:
- the rdgB gene encoding RdgB/HAM1 family non-canonical purine NTP pyrophosphatase has product MTELLVASRNPRKLAELQRVLEAAGVTGLTLLSLDDVPAFDEAPETGATFEENALAKARDAHRATGLATVADDSGLEVAALNAMPGVLSARWSGAAGDAAEKDRANISLLLAQLADVPDERRGAAFVSACALVSGAGGGRKETVVRGVWLGSIVREARGDGGFGYDPVFLPVGSSRTAAELTPVEKDAASHRGRALAALLPALRELAARGAG; this is encoded by the coding sequence CTGACCGAGTTGTTGGTGGCCAGCCGCAACCCCAGGAAGCTGGCCGAGTTGCAGCGCGTGCTCGAGGCGGCGGGGGTAACGGGGCTGACGTTGCTCTCTCTCGACGACGTGCCCGCGTTCGACGAGGCGCCCGAGACCGGGGCGACATTCGAGGAGAACGCGTTGGCCAAGGCGCGCGACGCACATCGGGCGACGGGGTTGGCGACGGTCGCCGATGACTCCGGGCTGGAAGTCGCTGCTTTGAACGCGATGCCGGGGGTGCTCTCGGCGCGCTGGTCGGGCGCGGCCGGCGATGCCGCCGAAAAGGACCGAGCCAACATCTCCCTGCTGCTGGCGCAGCTTGCCGACGTACCCGACGAGCGGCGCGGCGCGGCGTTCGTATCGGCCTGCGCGCTGGTATCTGGCGCGGGCGGCGGCCGAAAAGAAACCGTCGTGCGAGGGGTGTGGTTGGGCAGCATCGTCCGCGAGGCGCGCGGGGACGGCGGGTTCGGCTACGACCCGGTCTTCCTGCCCGTCGGATCGTCGCGGACCGCCGCCGAACTCACTCCCGTCGAGAAGGACGCGGCGTCGCACCGAGGGCGTGCCCTGGCGGCGCTGTTGCCCGCGTTGCGCGAGCTGGCCGCTCGGGGCGCAGGCTGA